DNA from Salinispora arenicola:
GGCGTAGGTGTGTCCGTCGTCCTGGGCCGTCGCGCCACCGGTTCCCAGCACGTCGGGTACGTGGCTTTCGGGCCGTTCGATCACGGTGAAACGCTCCACGCTACCGATTCCCATGCCTTCGAGGCAGAAGTCCAGCGGTACTGGGAGCTCGTGGTTGATCGTGGCGAAGTCAATCCACGGCACATGGAAGGGCTCACCCATCGCGACGAGGATGTTGTTGACCAGAAGAAAGTGGATCATTTCCTCGCGGGCGATGTTCAGCAGCATGCTGCGAACACCCTCGTCGAGGGTTTCACCACCGTCACCACAGGCCAGCCGCAACTGCTCGCGCGTCCACCCACCCTGCCGCACGTACTCCAGCCCGACTCCGTAGGCGGGCACGGAATAGGCTGCGTACAGGTACTGGAGCATGACGGCCAACTCGACCTTTGCCGCCTCACGCAGCACGCGGACGAGTTGATCACGTGTGGCTATCCTGCGGCTACGGCGATTCGTGGCCGGCGCCGTCAGGAGGACCGCATCCGGTACCTGCTGCGCGCGTAGGTACTTCAGCAGGAGCCGGGCCTTCGGCTCGGACAGGTCTCGCGTCGGCGGCATGTAGTAGGTCTTGGCCTTGTTGCGGGGATCGCACATCTGCCAGATCAACTTTGCGTACGTCTCCACCTTGCACCGGTCCGCCAGGCTGAAGACCTCTGCCTTCATGAAGGAGAACAGGTGCTCGTAGAAGGCAAAAACCTCCCGGTAGACCAGCTCGAACGTCACGTCCTTCTGCTCGAGCCCGGCCAGCCGCCAGTCGTCGGGTAGGACGCGGATCGACAGGTAGCCTGCGCCAGGCCAGTATCCGAGCATGTCGTCGTGGTCGTAGGCCAGCGTGGCGGATCCGGGTGCCTCCGGATCGCAGGGCAGGTCGTCGGCGTCGGTGGACAGCAGGACCAGGGCCGTACCGGCCGTCGCACCCCGCATGGTGAACCATCCACACCCCGCCTGGTCGGTACCCAGAACGCAGGCGCTCGACCAGCCTCCGGCCTCGTCCAGCCGTCCCGGACGCAGCCTGAGCACGTCGATGTCGGAGCAGCGGGCCTTGGGGGAACGGGCCGCAGCCTCACCTGGCAGAGCCCGGGGATTGAAGAACTGCCGTACCGCGATCTCGTGGACGGCGCCCGGGCGGCCCCGGATGAAGGCCCGCACGGGAACCTCAACGTCGTGGTGCGCGTCCTCGGCGTCTCGTGGGTGCTCGAGGATGAGCGCAGATTCGTCGACCTGTACGTTGACCTCTCGTTCCCGTAGCTGTCGCACCGGTCCGCCGGGTCTATGGGAAACCAGGCTCAACGGCTCCTCGGAGGCGGCCTCGGCGGACATCTCGATGGGAACGGTCACCAGGCCGCAGGCCAGGAGGTACTCCTGCCCGAGATACGCCTCCCGGGGCAGGCGGGCCACCAGTCGACCGTCGCCGGCGGTACGCAGTTCGAGATCTCCAACATCGACCGGCCCGGTCCCTACGGTGGGCACCGCCGTGATCATATTGAGGATGGCGTGGGTGTCGGTCAGCTCGACCGAGAGGTTGTGCAGCCGGCCGTCGGTGCGGCTCGGACCTCGGCTGTCCGGGACGAGTAGGCGACCCGCCGGGTAGGTGCGCGGTTCGTGCGGGTACCAGGGGGCGATCGTTCCGTTGAGCTGCCACCGGCTCGGCTGGTCGGGCGCGGACGGGACGGACATGCGGCTGAGCGAGAACTGCACCACCAGGCCGCTTGCGTCGGTGTCCCTGAGCAGACGTACGGCCGGGGAGGCTGCCGGCTCGTCGAGCCAGGTCAGTTCGTCCGCCGTCACCACGAACTGGTGCACGACGGACCGGCGCAGGTCGTTGGCCTGCCAGTGGTCGTCGATGTCGACGGCGTGGTCCGCGTTGTGCCACCGTGGCGGCACGAACCCGTGGACGCGGCCGGTGGCGAGGTAGCCGACGTCGTGGGACCGCCCGTCGCGCCCGAAGCCAAACTGCCCGACCATCAGCGTCGTGGTCCGGTGGGAGGCCGGGTCGACATCGAAGACCCGGGCCCGGTTCACCGTCGTGCCGAGGTACTCGTTGTAGTGCCCCCACATGTCAACGGTGCGTCCGACCACCGGGTCCACGGTGTTGATCTCGCTCGTGCGGACCTCGACGCTGACGATCCGCGCGTCCACCGAAAAGTGTCCGTTGCCGGCGAAGTCCCTGCCCTTGGCCACGCTGAAGGGTCCGTCGGCGCAGGGACGCCCGGCGAGGTCGAAGCGTGGTCCCACCTGGTCGAGGTAGTCGTGGTAGGCGTGAGCCGGACTCGCTACGGGAAAGGCCCTGCCGTCCTCGGTGAGCGCCGTGTTCGTCGCCAGGTCCACCAGGCCGTTGCGTGGCCCGGTGGGCAGGTGCGTCGTCGCCGATCCACGGAAGTGCAGCCGTGGTAGGTCGAAGACGCTCATGCCAGTTTCCCCAGGCGGCTCGACCGGGTGGTGGCGAACTCACGGTCGGCTCGGAGCTCATGCCATTCGATCTCGTGGGCGGCATCGATGGCCGATTCGATCGCACCCTCGATCCAGGCGGGCTTCGACGAACAGTGTTCACCCGCGAAGAACAGTCGCCGCTGCGGCCGCACCGCCTCTCGCCGCTCCGATTCGCGGAGTGCGGCCCCCTGTCCCCATCGAACGGTGGCGGCCCCGAGCGACCACCGGTGCCGGCCCCAGGCCCGACTCGCCACGCCGAGGATCATGCCGGGTGCACGCAGTTCGGGGTGCATCTCGCTCAGTTCCCTGATGATCAGCGCGTTTCGCTCCGCCTCGCTCAGGCGGCCGAGTGCCTCCGCGTCGGGCCCGATGCTGTAGCTGGCGAGCAGTACGGCCCCGAGTGCCGGATCACCGTCGACGGGCGGGTAGTAGGTCTGCCGTACGTGCTGGCCGGTGAAGGAGGCACCACCGCTGATCCCGTCCTTCTTCCAGAACGCTTCGCGGCAGTGCAGGGCGACCTTTGTCGCCGGCCAGTACTTCGTCTGGTGGACGATGTCGAGCTTGTCCTGGTCGAATCCCACCAACCGCATTGCCCTGAGCACCGTGAACGGAATGGTGCACACCACATAGTCGCAGCTCGTCGCGATGGTCTTCGCACCGTGCCGGACGTGGAGGAGCACAGAGTCCTGTTGGATCTCGATGCCCACCACCTCGCGGCCGGTCGAGATCGGTCCGCGGATCTGGGCGGCGAGCCGCCGCGGCAACATGTCCATCCCGGATCTCAGTCGGATGATGTTGGAACCGGTCTCGTCGAGTACGTCGTCGAGGAACCGTTCCAGGTGCGGCGGGCAGAGCGACCGGATCAACGGGTGGTCAGCGTAGAAGGCGTGCAGGTCGATCCGGTTGCCCGAGCTCCCGCACCGGTACGGTGTCAGATCGATGCCATCGATGAGGTCGAGGAGCTCCGCACCGATCTCGTTGTGCATTCCGTCGTAGAACTGACGCGGAGCGACAGCCCTGATGGTGGCATCCAGCCAGGCACCAAAGAGCAGGGTGTTCTCCCGGTACTGCCGGTTCGGCAGCCCAGCGACAAACTCCTTGACCAGCGTTTCGTGCGCGTCACCGACCCGGACGTACCCACCTGAACTGGGCAGGTAGGCGTGGTCATCGGAGAAGAGCGTCTGAAACCGATGAACCTGGTCCTGGAGACCGAGCTCGGCGATGTAGTGCCTGGTCAGCCTATGCCCTGCGGGGATCCGCATCGCACCGAGTTCGGCGAAGGGACCGGGCCGGCCGTCGACGGCGAACCGGTGCGTGTCGATTCGGCCACCGACATCCGGGCTCGCCTCGATAATCTCGACACGGTGTCCGAGACGTTCCAGCTCGTAAGCCGTCACCAGCCCGGCGATGCCCGCGCCGATCACAGTGACCCGCTTCTGCCCATTGATGGCGGAATCTGACCCGCCACTGTTTCGCAAGGCTGCCACCACAGGTGTCCTCTCAACGCGGTGCACATAGCACAGGGAGTGTGCTCGAAGGGCGATGACGAGATCGACCTTCGGCAATCGTTCCGCCAATGCCATCGCCTGCACATCACGCGATGAGGGTGACCACAGGTGGTTTGCCCAACGAAGCGGTGCGCCTGCCCCGGCCAGAGAGTGCTGCCATCCTACGTGGACGCGTGGGATTCGCCCCGAGATGGTGCTCACGACTCGGCATTCGGTGACACTGGCGAGCGGTGAACCGAAGCCTGACGGAGGCGATGTTGATGCGAGTGTTGATCGCTACCACACCGGCACCCGGACACGTCGTCAGCATGGTGGATGTGGCGGGCGAACTGACTCGGCGTGGACATGAGGTGCGGTGGTACACCGGCCGTGCCTTTCAGGAGCAGGTCGAGCAGGCCGGGGCGCGCTTCGAGCCGATGAGTGAGGCACTCGACTTCGGCGGCAGGAGTCGGGAGGAGGCGTTTCCCAGCCACGCCGGGCTGACCGGCCTCGCCAGTTTCAAGATCGGCGTGCGTGACATCTTCTACCACACGGCGCCCGGCCAGCTCGACGACCTACTTCGCGTGCTCGAACGCTTTCCCGCCGACTGCATCCTCGCCGATGACATGTGTTATGGCGCGTGTTTCGCGAGCGAGCGTACCGGCCTGCCGATGGCCTGGCTGAGCAATTCGATCTACATCCTGGGCAGTAGGGATACCGCACCGCTCGGGTTGGGGCTGCAACCGAGTTCGTCGCCGCTGGGACGGGCCCGTAACGCTCTGCTGCGATTCCTCGGTGACCATGTGTCCATGCGAGACCTACGCCGGGAGGCCGACCGCACGCGAGCCTCGGTGAACCTGCCGCGGCTGAGGACACGGGCCATGGAGAACATCACGCGCCCCCCAGACCTGTACCTGGTGAGCACCGTGCCGTCCTTCGAGTTCTCCCGCAGCGATCTCCTACCAGGCACGCACTTCATCGGCGGTCTCTTCGGACTTCCCCCGGAGCGGTTCGAGCCGCCCAGTTGGTGGCAGGAGTTGGATGGAGACAAGCCGGTGGTGCTCATCACCCAGGGCACCACCGCCAACGACGTCGACCGGCTACTCGTTCCCGCAGTCCGGGCGCTGGCCCGCGAGGACCTGCTCGTCGTGGTGACCACGGGAAGCGACCTGGATGTCGACCTGCTACGGCCGCTACCCGGCAACGTCCGGTTGGAGCGGTTCGTTTCCTATCACCATCTGTTGCCCCGCGTGGACGTGATGCTGACCAACGGCGGCTACAACGGTGTCAACGCCGCCCTCGCCCATGGCGTACCCCTGGTCGCCGCTCCGGCGACCGAGGAGAATCCCGACGTCGCGGCCCGGATCGCGTGGTCCGGAGCGGGCGTCGTTCTCGCCCGGCGCGCGGTGTCAGAGGCCAACCTGCGTAACGCCGTAGTCACCGTTCTGCACGACGAGCGCTACCGGCAACGGGCACACGTGCTGTCCCGCGAGCACCAGCGCTACGACGCCCCGCGACGAGCCGCCGAGCTCATCGAGGCCATGGCCGAATCCCAGGGCCGAGTCCCTACCGGAGGTCCCACCCAATGAGTACCACCACGAACACCGAATTGACCGAAGCCCCGGAGACGAACATGCCGGTCGACCCAGGGCTGTTCGACTGCATGCCGGATCTGATCGCGGCCGCCCGGGTCGCGCCGGTCGTACGAATTCCCTACCTGGGTAGGCATGCGTGGGTCGTGTGCGACCGCGAGCTGGTGAAGCAGGCGCTCACGCACCCCAAGATGGGAAAGGACATCGCCCTTGTCCCAGAGTGGATGCGCCAGCCGGGACTGATGGTGACAGCACAGCCGGACCCGGAGTACGCGCGGGCGATGATCATGAGTGACGGTGAGAACCACGCCCGGATCCGACGGATCCACGCGCCGGTACTGAGCCCACGTAACACCGAGCGATGGGGCGAGCGGGTCGCCGACAAGGTCGAGGGATTCCTCGACGAGCTCAGCCGGGCGGGTTCAGGCGGCAGCACCGAGGTCAACGTGGTCACGAACTACACCCACAAGATCCCGCTGGCGTTCATCTCCGAGATGCTCGGCCTGCCCCCGGAGGCGGAGCACCGGCTACGCGGCATCACTGACATCATGCTGTACTCATCCGACTACGCTGCCCGCCGGGAGGCGATCGGAGGGCTGTTCGGGGCGGTCGAGGACTGGGTGCGCAACCCGGCCGACCTGCGCGACGGTGTGATCACCGGGCTACTGGCCGCCTCTGATGGGCCGGATGCCGCGGTCACCGAGGGCGAGGTCATCGTCTGGACCCTAGGCATGATCATCACGGGCTACGAAACCACGGGGAGTCTGATCTCCACTTCGCTGTACGAGGCCATCCGCCGACCACCGCACGAGCGACCGAAAACTGACGAGGACATCACGGCTTGGATCGAGGAAACCCTGCGGGTGCACCCGCCGTTTCCGCACCCGACCTGGCGCTTTCCCTTGGAGGACATTGAGCTTGGCGGCTACCTGATCCCCAAGGGTGCCCCCGTGCAGGTCAGCATCGCGGCGGCGAATCGGAAGCCGGGCGAGGGTGCCGACAGCTTTGATGCGGAGCGACGGGGGCACGGCCACCTGTCCTTCGGGCTCGGCATGCACTACTGCATCGGCGCCCCACTGGTCCGGCTCGAGGCGCAGATTGCGGTGCGTGGCTTCCTGCGACGGTTCCCGCAGGCCCGGTTGAGCGCCGAGACCGCCGTCCAGTGGGAGTCAGAGTGGATGATCCGCCGGATGAGCGTCCTGCCCGCCGTGCTCTCCTGAGTCGGTGCGCGCGGCCCGGGAAGGTCAGCCTGAGCCGTGCGCACCCCGGGGCAACGTCATCCCGCGTGGTCATGGCCTCGACGCGGGTAGGAACGAGGGCAGGCTGCACGACCATGGTGGTTCGGCTCGTGCAGCGGCAAAGTCGGACAGGATCCTCCAGGTCTGACGCGTGCTGATCCCTCGTTCACCCGCGGGGGTCCTCCGACCCGACACGGATTCGCAGCTGGTCAGGACGGGGGAACCTGCCCCGCACCCCCCTCCCGAGCTGCAGGGTCATCCCGTACGGCTCAGCACCTGGGAACCCCACCGAAACTACGACGCTTCGGGGCGCGATACGCGTGATGCGTCATATCGGATCAGCGCTGAGCGGGATCGAATACCGAGTTTGCGGTAGATTTGGCGCAGGTGAAATCCGACCGTGTGCGGTGAGATGAACAGGTGGTCGGCGGCCTGCTGGTTGGTGAGTCCGTTGGCCACGAGTTTGGCAACCTTCCGTTCGGTCTCGGTGAGACTCTCCCAGCCCGACAGTGGACGTTTTGCCTGCTTCCAGTGTCGACGCCACACTCCGAGTCCACGTAGCTGGGCGCGCACGCGGGCGGCCTCTCGTTCCGCTCCGAGCTGGTTGTAGGCGTTCATGGCACAGTCCAGTTCGGTAATGGCGGACTCGTGGTCACCACGGAAGAGAAAGATCCGGGCACGGTCCTCGGCTGTTGCGGCCCGGGCCCAGGGATTTCGGTGTAGTCGGCCGGCCTCGGCGAGGGCGTCGGTGTCCGCCTCGGCGAGCGCCCGTGCGTGTGTGGCCGCAGCGAACAGTGCGGGAACCCCCGGGTTGAGCTTGCTGAGGTCCTCGATGGTGTCGACCACCCCTCCCGCGATCTCGGGCTGGTCTGCCGTGAGTGCGCAACGT
Protein-coding regions in this window:
- a CDS encoding ferritin-like domain-containing protein, with the translated sequence MSVFDLPRLHFRGSATTHLPTGPRNGLVDLATNTALTEDGRAFPVASPAHAYHDYLDQVGPRFDLAGRPCADGPFSVAKGRDFAGNGHFSVDARIVSVEVRTSEINTVDPVVGRTVDMWGHYNEYLGTTVNRARVFDVDPASHRTTTLMVGQFGFGRDGRSHDVGYLATGRVHGFVPPRWHNADHAVDIDDHWQANDLRRSVVHQFVVTADELTWLDEPAASPAVRLLRDTDASGLVVQFSLSRMSVPSAPDQPSRWQLNGTIAPWYPHEPRTYPAGRLLVPDSRGPSRTDGRLHNLSVELTDTHAILNMITAVPTVGTGPVDVGDLELRTAGDGRLVARLPREAYLGQEYLLACGLVTVPIEMSAEAASEEPLSLVSHRPGGPVRQLREREVNVQVDESALILEHPRDAEDAHHDVEVPVRAFIRGRPGAVHEIAVRQFFNPRALPGEAAARSPKARCSDIDVLRLRPGRLDEAGGWSSACVLGTDQAGCGWFTMRGATAGTALVLLSTDADDLPCDPEAPGSATLAYDHDDMLGYWPGAGYLSIRVLPDDWRLAGLEQKDVTFELVYREVFAFYEHLFSFMKAEVFSLADRCKVETYAKLIWQMCDPRNKAKTYYMPPTRDLSEPKARLLLKYLRAQQVPDAVLLTAPATNRRSRRIATRDQLVRVLREAAKVELAVMLQYLYAAYSVPAYGVGLEYVRQGGWTREQLRLACGDGGETLDEGVRSMLLNIAREEMIHFLLVNNILVAMGEPFHVPWIDFATINHELPVPLDFCLEGMGIGSVERFTVIERPESHVPDVLGTGGATAQDDGHTYASLSDLYSAIREGLQHIPGLFLVDKGRGGGEHHLFLRESINSRHPDYQLEVDDLSSALFAIDVITEQGEGGVLTAGPDEVSHYTSFLRIGELLRGAVAPGGDPWRPAYPVLRNPTLRHGERAMETVTDPDARTVMTLFNRAYFMALQLMAQHFGERPDGSLRRSDLMNGAIDMMTGLMRPLAELLVTMPSGRRGRTAGPSFELVEQPTPVSRPEVARRGIALRLDDLAAECGKSALVPTRVGEMSAFWADHFRP
- a CDS encoding flavin monoamine oxidase family protein yields the protein MVAALRNSGGSDSAINGQKRVTVIGAGIAGLVTAYELERLGHRVEIIEASPDVGGRIDTHRFAVDGRPGPFAELGAMRIPAGHRLTRHYIAELGLQDQVHRFQTLFSDDHAYLPSSGGYVRVGDAHETLVKEFVAGLPNRQYRENTLLFGAWLDATIRAVAPRQFYDGMHNEIGAELLDLIDGIDLTPYRCGSSGNRIDLHAFYADHPLIRSLCPPHLERFLDDVLDETGSNIIRLRSGMDMLPRRLAAQIRGPISTGREVVGIEIQQDSVLLHVRHGAKTIATSCDYVVCTIPFTVLRAMRLVGFDQDKLDIVHQTKYWPATKVALHCREAFWKKDGISGGASFTGQHVRQTYYPPVDGDPALGAVLLASYSIGPDAEALGRLSEAERNALIIRELSEMHPELRAPGMILGVASRAWGRHRWSLGAATVRWGQGAALRESERREAVRPQRRLFFAGEHCSSKPAWIEGAIESAIDAAHEIEWHELRADREFATTRSSRLGKLA
- a CDS encoding glycosyltransferase produces the protein MNRSLTEAMLMRVLIATTPAPGHVVSMVDVAGELTRRGHEVRWYTGRAFQEQVEQAGARFEPMSEALDFGGRSREEAFPSHAGLTGLASFKIGVRDIFYHTAPGQLDDLLRVLERFPADCILADDMCYGACFASERTGLPMAWLSNSIYILGSRDTAPLGLGLQPSSSPLGRARNALLRFLGDHVSMRDLRREADRTRASVNLPRLRTRAMENITRPPDLYLVSTVPSFEFSRSDLLPGTHFIGGLFGLPPERFEPPSWWQELDGDKPVVLITQGTTANDVDRLLVPAVRALAREDLLVVVTTGSDLDVDLLRPLPGNVRLERFVSYHHLLPRVDVMLTNGGYNGVNAALAHGVPLVAAPATEENPDVAARIAWSGAGVVLARRAVSEANLRNAVVTVLHDERYRQRAHVLSREHQRYDAPRRAAELIEAMAESQGRVPTGGPTQ
- a CDS encoding cytochrome P450 — its product is MSTTTNTELTEAPETNMPVDPGLFDCMPDLIAAARVAPVVRIPYLGRHAWVVCDRELVKQALTHPKMGKDIALVPEWMRQPGLMVTAQPDPEYARAMIMSDGENHARIRRIHAPVLSPRNTERWGERVADKVEGFLDELSRAGSGGSTEVNVVTNYTHKIPLAFISEMLGLPPEAEHRLRGITDIMLYSSDYAARREAIGGLFGAVEDWVRNPADLRDGVITGLLAASDGPDAAVTEGEVIVWTLGMIITGYETTGSLISTSLYEAIRRPPHERPKTDEDITAWIEETLRVHPPFPHPTWRFPLEDIELGGYLIPKGAPVQVSIAAANRKPGEGADSFDAERRGHGHLSFGLGMHYCIGAPLVRLEAQIAVRGFLRRFPQARLSAETAVQWESEWMIRRMSVLPAVLS